Proteins co-encoded in one Brassica rapa cultivar Chiifu-401-42 chromosome A02, CAAS_Brap_v3.01, whole genome shotgun sequence genomic window:
- the LOC103854918 gene encoding root meristem growth factor 1, whose protein sequence is MVSMRAFCYLLIFFILLLHAKVSHAKFNREVPQAAKNGGLGASTSTQITSKAIENVMGNRKALKHGNMKGEANEMNSLAIESKETVRKRKSKKRLTKTVSLTADYSDPGHHPPRHN, encoded by the exons ATGGTGTCCATGAGGGCTTTTTGCTATCTTCTAATATTTTTCATCTTGCTATTACATGCTAAAGTCTCGCATGCAAAGTTTAATAGAGAAG TTCCACAAGCGGCAAAGAATGGTGGGCTTGGAGCAAGCACTAGTACTCAGATTACCAGCAAG GCTATTGAAAATGTAATGGGAAACCGAAAGGCGTTGAAGCATGGAAATATGAAGGGCGAGGCAAATGAAATGAACAGTTTAGCGATAGAGAGTAAAGAAACGGTAAGGAAAAGAAAGAGCAAGAAGAGGCTCACCAAAACGGTGAGTTTAACGGCCGATTACAGCGACCCTGGTCATCATCCTCCTAGGCACAAT